GCTTCGGTGCAACGGGGTGGAGTGTGCTCAGCCGCTTGCTGTTGGGGTCCACCATCACCGGGGCCATCTGCGCTGCACTGGGCTGGTGGCTGAGCCTGCGATGGCTGCGGCAGCAACGACGCAGCTCTTGAGCGGCAACGCAATGGCTGACAGGCAAGGCATAGCGGTCAGTTGCCGCAGTTGCGCGCAATGTCGATCACATCAGCCATCGAACGGATCTGGTGCATTGTGCGCTGCAGTTGATCAGCACTGGCGAGCTCGAGGCGGAGATCGATGCGAGCTGGTCGGCCATGACTGGTCTTCACGCGCGCATCGCTGACGTTGATGCGGCCATCGGACAAGCGCATCAGGATGTCTTTGAGGATCCCCACCCGGTCGATCACCTCGATACGGAGCTGCGCCGGGAAGCGCTGCCCTTGGGTGGCAACATCTGGGTTCCAGCGCACAGGCAATCGCCGTTCGCTGGGAATCGCCTCCACATTGGAGCAATCCTGACGATGCACGGTGATGCCGTGGTTGCCGAGGGCGACGGTGCCGACGATTGCTTCACCCGGCAAGGGGCTGCAACAGCCGCCGAGGCGGTAGTCAAGACCTTCAACGCCGAGGATCGGTTCGTCCTGTTCAGCGCCGGATCGGGGAGTGCCGCTTTCAGCTTGCTCAACGAGCTGACGGGCGACATCTTCATTGGTGAGCGGCTCCTCTTCGGCAGCCGTCTGCAGGCGAATCTCCTCGCGCAAACGGTTGAGCACCTGATGGAGCGTCACGGCACCGAAACCAAGAGCCGCAAGCAGATCCTCCGTGCTCTGCAGATTGCAGCGCTCGGCGACGCGCGTCATCGCCTCGCTGTTCAGCAGAGAGTCGAAGCCGCTGCGCCCCAGCTCCCGCTCCAGCAGATCCTTGCCCCGCTGAATCGTTTCATCGCGATGGCTGCGCTTGTACCACTGACGAATGCGATTGCGCGCCGTGGGAGTGCCTACGAAGTTGAGCCAATCAAGACTGGGATGCGCCGTCTTGCTGGTGAGAATGTTGACGAAGTCGCCGTTCTGCAGGGGTGTTGAGAGGGGCGACAGGCGATCGTTGATGCGAACGCCATGGCAGTGATTGCCCACTTCGGAGTGAATCCGATAGGCGAAATCCACTGCCGTGGATCCCTTGCGCAGGCCGACCACTTCCCCTTTGGGAGTGAACACGAACACCTCCTCGTCAAAGAGGTCTTCCTTGATGGACGCCAAGTAATCGTTGTGATCGTCGGCACCGCCTTCCTGTTGCCAATCAACCAGCTGACGGAGCCAGTTGAACCGCTCGGTGTCGCCACCCGCAGCCGGTGAGCCGCCCTCTTTGTATTTCCAGTGGGCCGCGATGCCGAATTCCGCCACGCGGTGCATATCGAGCGTGCGGATCTGCACTTCGATCGGGCGATGACGGCCAATCACAGCCGTGTGCAACGACTGATAGCCGTTGGGTTTCGGCAGACCGATGTAGTCCTTGAAGCGCCCGGGAATCGGACGGAAGGTGTCATGCACCACGGCCAGAGCCCTATAACAGGCCTCAACGCTTGGCGTCAGGATGCGCAGGGCAGCCACGTCGTAGATCTCGTGGAACGCCTTCTGCTGGCGTTCCATCTTGGTCCAGATGCCATAGAGATGCTTCGGCCGACCGCTCACCTCGCAGTTCTCGAGCCCAACGGCGGAGAGGCGATCACTGAGCAGCTGAACGGTGACACCCAAACGCTGCTCGCGCTCACTGCGCTTGGTGGCCACCTCTTGCTGAATCTCGCGAAACGCATCCGGCTCCAGCAGCTTGAAGGAGAGGTCCTCGAGTTCCCACTTGAAACGACCGATGCCAAGACGATTGGCAAGGGGGGCATAGATCTCTCGGGTTTCACGCGCAATGCGCTGACGTTTTTCTTCCCGCAGCGCCCCGAGTGTTCGCATGTTGTGCAAACGGTCGGCGAGTTTGACCAACACCACGCGGATGTCACTGGCCATTGCCAAGAACATCTTGCGCAGGTTTTCCGCCTGGGCCTCGGTGCGGGTGGTGAAGTGAATTCCGCCAAGCTTGGTCACACCCTCCACCAGCTCGCGCACCTCAGGGCCGAAGTGGCTCTCCAGCTGTTCCGGCGTGACATCGGTGTCTTCCACCACATCGTGCAGAAAGCCCGCCGCAATCACACTGGCGCTGGCACCGATATCCCGCAGCAAGTCAGCCACCGCCACCGGATGAACGATGTAGGGATCACCGCTGGCTCGGAATTGCCCCTCATGCAGCTGAAACGCGAAATCAAAGGCCGCCGCCAGCAGTGCCTCTGCATCCGTCGGGCAACTGTGACCAATCCCAGGCGGAACATGGTCGATGCACTCCCGCAACCAGGGCGGCAGTTCGATTCCGTAATCGTCGGCGGACCGGATGGGACGGTCCCTCAGCGCCACTAAACCGCAGGCGGGGGCTGCGGATCCTCCTGGAACCTGCGATGCAGCCGTCGCGGAGGTGGCGTTCAGCATCCAGCCGGTCAAGTGAATCCATGGTATGTAGCCGTGAGCCCCTGCGCTTCTCCTGCGATGAGTCCCGCACCAGACGCTGTGCTGGAGATGAGCCACTTCCGACTGCGCTATCCGAGCAGCCAGAGCTGGACGCTGGATGGCCTCGACCTGCGCCTCCAGGCGGGAGAACGACTGGCCTTGGTCGGTCCCTCAGGCTGCGGCAAGAGCACGATCGCCCGCGCTGCCCTTCAGCTCCTGCCCCCTGGCAGCCAATGCTCAGGAGATCTAAGCCTGATGGGATGCGATCCACGCGGCCTGGCGCTGCCGGAGCTTCGATCCCTGCGCGGCGAGTCCGTCGGCCTGGTGTTCCAGGACCCGATGACACGACTCAATCCCTTGATGACAGTGGGGGATCACCTGCTGGATACCCTGCGCGCGCACCGGCCGGACATGAATCCATCGGAACGTCGCCATCGCGCCCAAACACTGCTGGAACAGGTGGGCATCGGCGCCGGCCGCTTCCGCGCCTATCCCCATGAGTTCAGCGGCGGCATGCGCCAACGACTGGCCATTGCTCTAGCCATTGCCCTGCGCCCTCCGCTGGTAATTGCGGATGAACCCACCACAAGCCTGGATGTGGCCGTCGCCGGCCAGGTGATGGCCGTCCTGCGGGACCTCTGTGACGAGCTGGGCAGTGCGCTGCTGCTCATCAGTCACGACCTGGCCATGGCCAACCGCTGGTGTGAACGAATGGCCGTGATGGACGGCGGCAAGGTCGCCGAAATCAACAGCAGCGATGTGGTTCTCACCTATCCCAGCTCCAGGGTGGGTCAGCGTCTGCTCTCTGCCGCACGCGCACGGGAGGGCAGCCAAACACCCGCGGCTCCAGAGGCCGACGTGGTGCTGGATGTGCAGGAACTGCGCTGCTGGCACAACCTGGGGGGCCTGCCCTGGAGGCCCAACTGGCTCAGAGCCGTCGACGGCATCAGCTTTCAGCTTCAGGCGGGCGAGACCCTGGGTGTGGTGGGGGGCTCCGGTTGCGGGAAAAGCAC
This region of Synechococcus sp. NOUM97013 genomic DNA includes:
- a CDS encoding ABC transporter ATP-binding protein, whose product is MSPAPDAVLEMSHFRLRYPSSQSWTLDGLDLRLQAGERLALVGPSGCGKSTIARAALQLLPPGSQCSGDLSLMGCDPRGLALPELRSLRGESVGLVFQDPMTRLNPLMTVGDHLLDTLRAHRPDMNPSERRHRAQTLLEQVGIGAGRFRAYPHEFSGGMRQRLAIALAIALRPPLVIADEPTTSLDVAVAGQVMAVLRDLCDELGSALLLISHDLAMANRWCERMAVMDGGKVAEINSSDVVLTYPSSRVGQRLLSAARAREGSQTPAAPEADVVLDVQELRCWHNLGGLPWRPNWLRAVDGISFQLQAGETLGVVGGSGCGKSTLCRALMGLTPIRGGQVKLLGQPLLRLQGSEERQARRTIQMVFQDPLACLNPAMTVAEAIGDPLLIHGLASPAEARRQARDLLERVGLTPAERFQNRLPRQLSGGQQQRVAIARALALGPKVLICDESVSMLDAEIQAEVLALLRQLQQELGLAMIFVTHDLSVASGFCHRLLVLDRGHVVEEGPGDRLLHQPQAQITQTLVEACPRLPEA
- a CDS encoding bifunctional (p)ppGpp synthetase/guanosine-3',5'-bis(diphosphate) 3'-pyrophosphohydrolase, translating into MLNATSATAASQVPGGSAAPACGLVALRDRPIRSADDYGIELPPWLRECIDHVPPGIGHSCPTDAEALLAAAFDFAFQLHEGQFRASGDPYIVHPVAVADLLRDIGASASVIAAGFLHDVVEDTDVTPEQLESHFGPEVRELVEGVTKLGGIHFTTRTEAQAENLRKMFLAMASDIRVVLVKLADRLHNMRTLGALREEKRQRIARETREIYAPLANRLGIGRFKWELEDLSFKLLEPDAFREIQQEVATKRSEREQRLGVTVQLLSDRLSAVGLENCEVSGRPKHLYGIWTKMERQQKAFHEIYDVAALRILTPSVEACYRALAVVHDTFRPIPGRFKDYIGLPKPNGYQSLHTAVIGRHRPIEVQIRTLDMHRVAEFGIAAHWKYKEGGSPAAGGDTERFNWLRQLVDWQQEGGADDHNDYLASIKEDLFDEEVFVFTPKGEVVGLRKGSTAVDFAYRIHSEVGNHCHGVRINDRLSPLSTPLQNGDFVNILTSKTAHPSLDWLNFVGTPTARNRIRQWYKRSHRDETIQRGKDLLERELGRSGFDSLLNSEAMTRVAERCNLQSTEDLLAALGFGAVTLHQVLNRLREEIRLQTAAEEEPLTNEDVARQLVEQAESGTPRSGAEQDEPILGVEGLDYRLGGCCSPLPGEAIVGTVALGNHGITVHRQDCSNVEAIPSERRLPVRWNPDVATQGQRFPAQLRIEVIDRVGILKDILMRLSDGRINVSDARVKTSHGRPARIDLRLELASADQLQRTMHQIRSMADVIDIARNCGN